A genomic stretch from Marinimicrobium sp. C6131 includes:
- the rpmD gene encoding 50S ribosomal protein L30: protein MAKKMIKVTQIRSTAGRLKKHQASVAGLGLRRIGHTVEVEDTPSVRGMINSVNYLVQVEGE, encoded by the coding sequence ATGGCTAAGAAAATGATCAAAGTGACTCAAATCCGGAGTACAGCGGGTCGCCTGAAGAAGCATCAGGCTAGCGTCGCCGGCTTGGGTCTGCGCCGTATCGGCCACACCGTTGAGGTGGAAGACACTCCCTCCGTGCGTGGGATGATTAACTCTGTAAACTATCTGGTACAGGTAGAGGGAGAATAA
- the rpsS gene encoding 30S ribosomal protein S19, with protein sequence MPRSLKKGPFIDLHLIKKVETAIEKNDRRPIKTWSRRSMIMPEMVGLTLAVHNGRQHVPVLVNEEMVGHKLGEFAATRTYRGHAADKKAKKR encoded by the coding sequence GTGCCACGTTCACTGAAGAAAGGTCCTTTTATCGATCTTCACCTCATTAAGAAGGTCGAAACAGCGATCGAAAAAAATGATCGTCGTCCAATTAAAACCTGGTCGCGGCGCTCAATGATCATGCCAGAAATGGTTGGTCTGACGCTGGCAGTACACAATGGTCGTCAGCACGTGCCCGTCCTGGTGAATGAAGAGATGGTTGGACACAAACTTGGCGAGTTTGCGGCTACCCGCACCTATCGCGGTCACGCTGCAGACAAAAAAGCGAAAAAGCGCTAA
- the secY gene encoding preprotein translocase subunit SecY, whose amino-acid sequence MATPGNPSLGNQKGLGELWARLRFLFLAIVVYRIGTHIPVPGLDPERIANLFNQNQGTILGMFNMFSGGALERMSILALGIMPYISASIIMQLMTAVTPSLEQLKKEGDAGRRKINQYTRYGTVVLATVQAMAMSVSFSGFAYGGEADFAFHFIAVTSLVTGAVFMMWLGEQVTEKGIGNGISMLIFAGIVAGLPSAVGQAFESARQGDLHLLLLLVIAVIALAVIWGVVRVERGQRRITVNYAKRQQGRNAYAAQTSHLPLKINMAGVIPAIFASSILLFPASIAQWFGEGGDGFASDFLQDLALAIGPGQPLNILLFAALISFFCFFYTALMFNPKEVADNLKKSGAYIPGIRPGEQSARYIDSVLTRLTVVGAVYMSAVCLMPQFLVVAANVPFYLGGTSLLIVVVVVMDFMSQVQAHLMSHQYESLMKKSNLKGYGSGNAR is encoded by the coding sequence ATGGCAACTCCCGGTAATCCTTCGTTGGGGAATCAGAAAGGTTTGGGCGAGCTTTGGGCTCGCCTGCGTTTTTTGTTCCTGGCGATCGTAGTCTACCGAATTGGTACTCATATTCCGGTTCCCGGTTTGGATCCCGAGCGGATTGCCAACCTGTTTAATCAGAATCAGGGTACCATTCTGGGTATGTTCAACATGTTCTCCGGGGGTGCCCTGGAGCGCATGAGTATCCTTGCGCTGGGCATTATGCCGTACATCTCTGCATCGATTATCATGCAGCTGATGACCGCAGTGACCCCCTCGCTGGAACAGCTTAAAAAAGAAGGTGACGCGGGCCGCCGTAAAATCAACCAGTACACACGCTACGGTACAGTAGTGCTGGCGACGGTGCAGGCCATGGCGATGTCAGTGAGTTTTTCCGGTTTTGCCTATGGTGGCGAAGCGGATTTTGCGTTTCACTTCATTGCGGTCACTTCTCTGGTTACCGGCGCGGTCTTCATGATGTGGCTGGGTGAGCAGGTTACTGAGAAAGGTATTGGCAACGGTATCTCAATGCTGATTTTTGCCGGTATTGTGGCTGGTTTGCCAAGTGCAGTGGGGCAGGCGTTTGAGAGTGCCCGTCAGGGTGATCTTCATCTGTTGCTGCTGTTGGTTATTGCGGTAATCGCTCTGGCCGTTATCTGGGGTGTGGTCCGGGTTGAACGCGGACAGCGTCGTATTACGGTAAACTACGCCAAGCGTCAGCAAGGCCGAAATGCCTACGCCGCTCAGACCAGTCACCTGCCGCTCAAGATCAACATGGCGGGCGTGATTCCGGCGATCTTTGCCAGCAGCATCCTGCTGTTCCCGGCGTCCATTGCCCAGTGGTTTGGCGAGGGCGGTGACGGCTTTGCCAGCGACTTCCTTCAGGATCTCGCTCTGGCTATTGGTCCGGGTCAGCCTCTGAACATTCTGCTGTTCGCGGCACTGATCTCGTTTTTCTGCTTCTTCTACACGGCGTTGATGTTCAACCCGAAAGAGGTGGCGGATAACCTGAAGAAGTCCGGTGCCTATATCCCGGGGATCCGCCCGGGTGAGCAATCGGCCCGCTATATCGACAGTGTTCTGACCCGTTTGACGGTGGTGGGTGCTGTTTATATGTCGGCTGTGTGCCTGATGCCCCAGTTCCTGGTGGTGGCGGCAAATGTTCCCTTCTATTTGGGGGGGACGTCGTTGCTGATCGTGGTAGTGGTGGTCATGGACTTTATGTCCCAGGTTCAGGCGCACTTGATGTCTCATCAGTACGAGTCACTGATGAAGAAGTCTAACTTGAAGGGATATGGCAGCGGCAACGCTCGCTAA
- the rplE gene encoding 50S ribosomal protein L5, with the protein MARLKELYSKELAPKLKEELGLANVMEVPRITKITINMGVGEAVGDKKVLENAIGDLEKIAGQKVVVTKARKSIAGFKIRDGWPIGCKVTLRKDRMYEFLDRLVSIAIPRIRDFRGISPKQFDGRGNFSMGVGEQIIFPEIDYDKVDKLRGLDICITTTARNDEEGRALLKAFNFPFKG; encoded by the coding sequence ATGGCTAGGCTAAAAGAACTGTACAGCAAAGAGCTCGCGCCCAAGCTGAAAGAAGAGCTGGGTCTCGCGAACGTGATGGAAGTTCCACGCATCACCAAGATCACCATCAATATGGGTGTCGGTGAGGCTGTGGGCGATAAGAAAGTGCTTGAGAATGCGATCGGTGACTTGGAGAAAATTGCCGGCCAGAAGGTCGTCGTTACCAAGGCACGCAAGTCAATCGCGGGTTTCAAAATCCGTGATGGCTGGCCGATTGGCTGCAAAGTAACTCTGCGTAAAGATCGTATGTATGAGTTTCTGGATCGCCTGGTCAGCATCGCCATTCCGCGCATTCGTGACTTCCGTGGTATCAGCCCGAAGCAATTTGACGGCCGCGGTAATTTCTCCATGGGCGTAGGCGAGCAGATTATCTTCCCGGAAATTGACTACGATAAAGTCGATAAGCTCCGGGGTCTGGATATTTGTATCACAACGACAGCACGGAACGACGAGGAAGGTCGCGCGCTGTTGAAAGCGTTCAACTTCCCGTTCAAAGGTTAA
- the rplV gene encoding 50S ribosomal protein L22, translated as MEVAAKLSGARLSAQKARLVADQIRGKGVEEALDLLAFSPKKGAAIIKKVLESAIANAEHNEGADVDELKVSTIFVDEGLSMKRIKPRAKGRADRILKRTCHITVKVADQ; from the coding sequence ATGGAAGTAGCAGCAAAACTCAGCGGTGCTCGTCTGTCGGCGCAAAAAGCGCGCTTGGTAGCCGATCAGATTCGCGGAAAAGGTGTTGAGGAGGCGTTGGACCTTCTGGCATTCAGCCCTAAAAAAGGCGCCGCGATTATCAAGAAGGTGCTCGAGTCCGCAATTGCGAATGCCGAACACAACGAAGGCGCCGACGTCGATGAACTGAAAGTGTCCACGATTTTTGTGGATGAAGGTTTGAGCATGAAACGCATCAAGCCTCGCGCTAAAGGTCGTGCTGATCGCATTCTTAAGCGCACTTGTCATATCACCGTTAAAGTAGCCGACCAGTAA
- the rpmC gene encoding 50S ribosomal protein L29, whose amino-acid sequence MKASELREKSVEELNGELLTQLKEQFKLRMQAATGQLGQTHLLKQTRRDIARIKTVLKQKAGN is encoded by the coding sequence ATGAAAGCTTCAGAACTCCGGGAAAAATCCGTTGAAGAGCTGAACGGCGAACTGCTGACTCAATTGAAGGAGCAGTTCAAGCTGCGTATGCAGGCTGCTACTGGCCAGCTGGGTCAGACTCACCTGCTCAAGCAAACTCGCCGCGATATTGCTCGAATTAAAACGGTGCTTAAACAGAAGGCAGGTAATTAA
- the rpmJ gene encoding 50S ribosomal protein L36, with product MKVRASVKKICRNCKMVKRNGVLRVICHAEPRHKQRQG from the coding sequence ATGAAAGTTCGTGCTTCTGTTAAAAAGATCTGCCGCAACTGCAAGATGGTTAAGCGCAATGGCGTTCTGCGAGTAATTTGCCACGCTGAGCCTCGTCACAAGCAGCGGCAGGGTTAA
- the rpsN gene encoding 30S ribosomal protein S14: MAKKSMVAREVKRARTVAKYAAKRAELKAIIASPASSEEQVWEAQIKLQQLPRDASPSRGRRRCRVTGRPHGVYRKFGLCRHKLREAAMRGDVPGLVKSSW, from the coding sequence ATGGCTAAGAAATCAATGGTTGCACGTGAAGTGAAGCGTGCCCGCACAGTCGCCAAATACGCCGCTAAGCGCGCGGAATTGAAAGCGATTATTGCCAGCCCTGCTTCTTCCGAAGAGCAAGTCTGGGAAGCGCAGATCAAACTGCAGCAACTGCCTCGCGATGCGAGCCCCAGCCGCGGGCGTCGTCGCTGCCGCGTAACTGGCCGTCCGCACGGTGTGTATCGCAAGTTCGGCTTGTGTCGTCACAAGCTGCGTGAAGCTGCCATGCGGGGCGACGTTCCCGGTTTGGTCAAGTCCAGCTGGTAA
- the rplR gene encoding 50S ribosomal protein L18, whose protein sequence is MSDKKQSRLRRARRARAKIRELSVNRLSVHRTPRHIYAQIIAEDGGRVLASASTLDKDLRQGKTGNSEAAKAVGALIAERAKAAGVSRVAFDRSGFKFHGRVKALADAAREAGLEF, encoded by the coding sequence ATGAGCGATAAGAAGCAATCTCGTCTTCGCCGTGCGCGTCGTGCCCGTGCCAAGATTCGTGAACTGAGTGTAAACCGTCTGTCTGTTCATCGTACGCCGCGTCATATTTACGCGCAGATCATTGCAGAAGACGGCGGCCGCGTATTGGCCAGTGCCTCAACGTTGGATAAAGACCTGCGTCAGGGCAAAACGGGTAACAGCGAGGCGGCGAAAGCTGTCGGCGCTCTGATCGCAGAGCGCGCTAAAGCTGCCGGTGTCTCCCGGGTGGCGTTCGACCGTAGTGGTTTCAAGTTCCACGGTCGTGTAAAAGCCCTGGCAGACGCTGCGCGTGAAGCTGGACTGGAATTCTAA
- the rplF gene encoding 50S ribosomal protein L6 has translation MSRVANSPVEVPSAVKVTLQGQSLSVKGGKGTLALEIHDSVEIKQEDSLLKFTARDGAKQSRALAGTMRALVGSMVKGVDQGFEEKLQLVGVGYRAKASGKTVNLSVGYSQPIDYTLPEGVTAECPAQTEIVLKSADKQLLGQVASEIRALREPEPYKGKGIRYASEQVRRKEAKKK, from the coding sequence ATGTCACGAGTTGCAAATAGTCCGGTTGAAGTACCGTCCGCTGTTAAGGTCACCCTTCAGGGTCAGAGCCTTAGCGTCAAAGGCGGAAAAGGTACATTGGCTCTGGAAATTCACGACAGCGTTGAAATCAAGCAGGAAGATAGCCTGCTCAAATTCACCGCTCGTGATGGGGCCAAGCAGTCCCGCGCGCTGGCAGGCACCATGCGTGCTCTGGTCGGCAGCATGGTAAAAGGCGTAGATCAGGGCTTCGAAGAGAAGCTGCAACTGGTCGGCGTCGGTTATCGTGCCAAGGCGTCGGGTAAAACTGTAAACCTGTCTGTCGGTTATTCTCAGCCGATCGATTACACCTTACCGGAAGGTGTAACGGCAGAGTGTCCGGCCCAGACAGAAATTGTGCTGAAGAGCGCTGACAAGCAGCTGCTCGGTCAGGTGGCATCCGAGATTCGCGCATTGCGTGAGCCAGAGCCCTATAAGGGCAAAGGCATCCGCTATGCGAGCGAACAGGTTCGCCGTAAAGAAGCCAAGAAGAAGTAG
- the rplN gene encoding 50S ribosomal protein L14 gives MIQTETYLDVADNSGARRVQCIKVLGGSHRRYAAVGDIIKVTVKEAIPRGKVKKGQVMKAVVVRTKKGVRRQDGSLIKFDDNAAVLLNNQDAPVGTRIFGPVTRELRGEKFMKIISLAPEVL, from the coding sequence ATGATTCAAACAGAAACCTACTTAGATGTAGCTGATAATAGCGGCGCTCGTCGGGTTCAGTGCATCAAGGTTCTTGGCGGCTCCCATCGGCGCTATGCCGCTGTGGGTGACATCATCAAAGTTACTGTGAAGGAAGCGATTCCTCGCGGTAAGGTGAAGAAAGGCCAGGTGATGAAAGCGGTGGTAGTGCGCACCAAAAAGGGTGTTCGCCGCCAGGATGGTTCGTTGATCAAGTTCGACGACAACGCTGCTGTGCTGCTGAACAACCAGGATGCTCCGGTGGGTACTCGTATCTTTGGGCCGGTGACTCGCGAGTTGCGTGGCGAGAAGTTCATGAAAATCATTTCTCTCGCACCGGAAGTGCTGTAA
- the rplX gene encoding 50S ribosomal protein L24 produces MRKIKRDDEVIVIAGRDKGKRGKVTRVMADGRLIVSGINMIKKHQKPNPQMGVPGGIVEKEASIQASNVAIYNPATQKADRVGFKILENGDKVRVFKSNGEAVEA; encoded by the coding sequence ATGCGAAAGATTAAACGTGATGACGAAGTGATTGTTATCGCTGGTCGCGACAAGGGTAAGCGCGGGAAAGTAACTCGCGTAATGGCTGATGGCCGCCTGATCGTGTCTGGTATTAACATGATCAAGAAGCACCAGAAACCGAATCCGCAAATGGGCGTGCCCGGCGGAATCGTAGAGAAGGAAGCCTCGATCCAGGCCTCCAATGTTGCCATTTACAATCCGGCGACTCAGAAGGCGGATCGTGTTGGCTTCAAGATCCTTGAAAACGGCGACAAGGTCCGCGTTTTCAAATCCAATGGCGAAGCCGTAGAGGCGTAA
- the rpsM gene encoding 30S ribosomal protein S13 yields the protein MARIAGVNIPDHKHAVVSLTYVYGIGRTTAQQICAATGIAEDAKMGSLSEEQLDAIRNELGKHTVEGDLRRVVSMNIKRLMDLGCYRGLRHRRSLPVNGQRTKTNARTRKGPRKPIKR from the coding sequence ATGGCCCGTATTGCTGGTGTAAACATACCAGATCACAAGCACGCGGTTGTCTCCCTGACTTACGTCTATGGGATTGGCCGTACTACTGCGCAACAGATCTGTGCCGCTACTGGCATCGCCGAAGACGCCAAAATGGGTAGTCTTTCCGAAGAACAGCTCGACGCGATCCGTAACGAGCTTGGCAAGCATACCGTAGAGGGTGACTTGCGCCGTGTTGTGTCGATGAACATCAAGCGTCTGATGGACCTGGGTTGCTACCGCGGTCTGCGTCACCGTCGGAGCTTGCCGGTCAATGGTCAGCGCACCAAGACCAACGCTCGCACACGTAAGGGCCCGCGCAAGCCGATTAAACGTTAA
- the rpsE gene encoding 30S ribosomal protein S5: MAYAKKEEGNNEGFQEKLVQVNRVAKTVKGGRIFAFTALTVVGDGNGKVGFGRGKAREVPVAIQKAMEAARRNMIDVELNGDTLQYPTKGRHGASKVFMQPASQGTGVIAGGAMRSVLEIAGVQNVLAKCYGSTNPVNVVRATFNALKSMASPDSVAAKRGKSVEEILN, encoded by the coding sequence ATGGCATACGCGAAGAAAGAAGAAGGCAACAACGAAGGCTTCCAGGAAAAGCTGGTTCAAGTCAATCGTGTTGCCAAGACTGTTAAAGGTGGTCGTATCTTTGCCTTCACCGCACTGACTGTCGTTGGTGACGGTAACGGTAAGGTCGGCTTTGGCCGCGGTAAGGCACGTGAAGTGCCGGTTGCAATCCAGAAAGCGATGGAAGCAGCTCGCCGCAACATGATCGACGTTGAGTTGAACGGCGACACTCTGCAGTACCCGACCAAAGGCCGTCATGGTGCCTCCAAGGTGTTCATGCAGCCCGCCTCACAGGGTACGGGTGTTATTGCTGGCGGCGCCATGCGCTCTGTACTGGAAATTGCCGGTGTTCAGAACGTACTGGCCAAGTGTTACGGCTCTACCAATCCGGTAAACGTTGTTCGTGCCACTTTTAATGCGCTGAAGTCTATGGCGTCTCCGGACTCTGTAGCAGCCAAGCGTGGCAAAAGTGTCGAAGAGATCCTGAATTAA
- the rplO gene encoding 50S ribosomal protein L15, with product MRLNELSPAPGSTHSKKRVGRGIGSGLGKTAGRGHKGLKSRSGGSVAPGFEGGQMPLQKRLPKFGFSSRIGRVTAEVRLSELNKVEGDTIDIETLKQADVIGANMKRAKIFASGELKKAVTVRGIAVTKGAKAAIEAAGGKVEE from the coding sequence ATGCGTCTTAACGAGCTGAGTCCCGCCCCCGGTAGCACCCATAGCAAAAAGCGCGTGGGTCGCGGTATCGGTAGTGGCCTGGGTAAGACCGCAGGCCGCGGTCACAAAGGTTTGAAGTCCCGCTCCGGTGGTAGTGTTGCTCCGGGCTTCGAAGGCGGCCAGATGCCGTTGCAGAAGCGTCTGCCGAAGTTTGGTTTCAGTTCTCGTATTGGTCGTGTCACTGCCGAAGTTCGTCTCTCTGAGCTGAACAAGGTAGAGGGCGATACCATCGATATCGAAACTCTGAAGCAGGCCGATGTCATTGGTGCTAATATGAAGCGCGCCAAGATCTTCGCATCTGGCGAGCTGAAGAAAGCGGTTACCGTACGCGGTATTGCGGTCACCAAAGGTGCCAAGGCTGCGATTGAAGCGGCTGGCGGGAAAGTCGAAGAGTAA
- the rpsK gene encoding 30S ribosomal protein S11, producing the protein MAKPGNKTATKKKVKKTVVDGVAHIHASFNNTIVTITDRQGNTLSWATSGGSGFRGSRKSTPFAAQVAAERAGEAAKEYGLKNLDVEVKGPGPGRESAVRALNNVGYKITNIVDVTPIPHNGCRPPKKRRV; encoded by the coding sequence ATGGCGAAGCCAGGTAATAAAACCGCAACGAAAAAGAAAGTCAAAAAGACGGTGGTCGATGGGGTTGCCCACATCCACGCGTCTTTCAATAACACCATTGTCACTATCACCGACCGTCAGGGTAATACCCTGAGCTGGGCCACCTCTGGTGGTTCTGGTTTCCGCGGTTCGCGCAAAAGCACCCCGTTTGCTGCCCAGGTGGCTGCGGAGCGCGCCGGTGAGGCAGCGAAAGAATACGGTCTTAAGAACCTCGACGTAGAAGTGAAGGGCCCTGGCCCTGGCCGCGAATCTGCGGTCCGTGCACTTAATAATGTTGGTTACAAGATCACCAACATTGTCGACGTTACGCCGATTCCGCACAACGGCTGCCGTCCTCCCAAGAAACGTCGAGTGTAA
- the rpsD gene encoding 30S ribosomal protein S4 → MARYIGPTCKLSRREGTDLFLKSGARALDSKCKLESVPGQHGQRRGRLSDYGVQLREKQKVRRTYGMMEKQFRSYYKEAARRKGATGENLLKLLEGRLDNVVYRMGFGSTRAEARQLVTHKAISVNGKTLNIPSYQVQEGDVIAVREKAKNQLRIQNALTLAGQRSNVEWIDVNADKKEGVFTRVPDRSELPAEINENLIVELYSK, encoded by the coding sequence ATGGCTCGTTATATTGGACCTACATGTAAACTGTCCCGTCGTGAAGGCACCGACCTCTTTCTGAAGAGTGGTGCTCGCGCGCTGGATTCGAAGTGTAAACTGGAAAGCGTCCCTGGCCAGCATGGCCAGCGTCGTGGTCGTCTGTCGGACTATGGTGTACAGCTGCGTGAAAAGCAGAAGGTACGTCGTACCTATGGCATGATGGAAAAGCAGTTCCGCAGCTACTACAAAGAGGCTGCTCGTCGTAAGGGCGCCACCGGTGAAAACCTGTTGAAGCTGCTCGAAGGCCGCCTTGATAACGTTGTGTACCGGATGGGCTTCGGTTCTACCCGTGCAGAAGCGCGTCAGCTGGTCACTCACAAGGCGATCAGCGTTAACGGCAAAACGTTGAACATTCCCTCCTACCAGGTGCAGGAAGGGGACGTGATTGCCGTTCGCGAAAAGGCCAAGAATCAGTTGCGTATCCAGAACGCCCTGACCCTTGCCGGCCAGCGCAGCAATGTTGAGTGGATCGATGTGAACGCGGACAAGAAAGAAGGTGTCTTCACCCGAGTTCCCGATCGCAGTGAATTGCCCGCTGAAATCAACGAGAACCTTATTGTCGAGCTTTACTCCAAGTAA
- the rpsH gene encoding 30S ribosomal protein S8, whose translation MSMQDPLADMLTRIRNAQQVGKSNVTMPSSKLKASVAKVLAEEGYVDSFSVSEGPKPELTIELKYFEGKPVIAELDRVSRPGLRSYAGKSSIPSVRGGLGVAIVSTSKGVMTDRAARAAGVGGEVLCTVF comes from the coding sequence ATGAGCATGCAAGATCCGTTGGCCGATATGCTGACTCGCATTCGAAACGCCCAGCAGGTGGGAAAGTCGAATGTCACCATGCCCTCTTCCAAACTGAAGGCCTCTGTGGCAAAAGTTCTGGCAGAAGAAGGCTACGTTGATAGTTTCTCAGTGAGTGAAGGCCCGAAGCCTGAGCTGACCATTGAGCTGAAATATTTTGAAGGTAAGCCGGTTATTGCTGAGCTGGATCGGGTCAGTCGCCCCGGCTTGCGCAGTTATGCTGGTAAGTCGTCCATTCCGTCCGTGCGTGGTGGGTTGGGCGTTGCCATCGTTTCTACCAGTAAAGGTGTAATGACTGATCGTGCCGCTCGCGCCGCTGGCGTCGGTGGTGAAGTCCTCTGCACAGTATTTTAA
- the rpsQ gene encoding 30S ribosomal protein S17, whose translation MTQADNLARTLTGKVVSDKMDKTITVLIERRVKHPLYGKYVSKSSKLKAHDENNDCKIGDTVTIAESRPLSKTKSWALVNIEERATEI comes from the coding sequence ATGACTCAGGCAGATAATCTGGCTCGTACACTGACCGGCAAGGTTGTTAGCGACAAGATGGATAAAACCATCACAGTGCTGATCGAGCGTCGCGTAAAGCATCCGCTTTACGGCAAGTATGTGAGCAAGTCATCAAAGCTGAAAGCGCATGATGAAAACAATGACTGCAAGATCGGTGATACGGTGACTATCGCTGAATCTCGTCCGCTGTCAAAGACCAAATCATGGGCTTTAGTGAACATTGAAGAGCGCGCTACTGAAATCTAA
- the rpsC gene encoding 30S ribosomal protein S3, giving the protein MGQKVNPTGIRLGIVKKHTSVWYAGSDQYADKLNNDLAVRSYIQDKLSSASVSRVDIERPANTARITIHTARPGIVIGKKGEDVDRLRAEVSERMGVPVHINIEEIRKPDLDASLVAQNVAQQLERRVMFRRAMKRAVQNAMRQGAEGIKIQVGGRLGGAEIARSEWYREGRVPLHTLRANIDYATAEASTTYGIIGVKVWIFKGEVIGDIDEAEAAPKKKGSKSK; this is encoded by the coding sequence ATGGGTCAGAAAGTAAATCCGACAGGTATTCGTCTGGGTATCGTCAAGAAGCATACCTCAGTGTGGTATGCCGGCAGCGATCAGTACGCAGACAAACTCAACAATGATTTGGCAGTGCGTTCTTACATTCAGGACAAGTTGTCCAGTGCGTCTGTAAGCCGCGTGGACATTGAGCGTCCCGCCAATACCGCACGTATTACCATTCACACCGCCCGTCCGGGCATTGTGATCGGTAAGAAAGGCGAAGACGTGGATCGTCTGCGTGCAGAAGTGAGCGAGCGCATGGGTGTGCCAGTGCACATCAACATTGAAGAGATCCGTAAGCCTGATCTGGATGCTTCACTGGTTGCCCAGAACGTCGCTCAGCAGTTGGAGCGCCGCGTGATGTTCCGCCGTGCCATGAAGCGTGCCGTGCAAAACGCCATGCGTCAGGGTGCGGAAGGTATCAAGATCCAGGTGGGAGGCCGCCTGGGGGGTGCCGAGATCGCTCGTAGTGAGTGGTATCGTGAAGGCCGCGTACCGTTGCACACATTGCGTGCAAACATCGACTACGCAACCGCCGAAGCGTCAACCACCTACGGCATCATCGGTGTGAAAGTTTGGATTTTCAAGGGTGAGGTCATCGGCGATATCGACGAAGCTGAAGCTGCACCTAAGAAAAAAGGCTCTAAGTCCAAGTAA
- the rplP gene encoding 50S ribosomal protein L16, translating into MLQPKRTKFRKQMKGRNRGLAHRGAKVSFGDFGLKATGRGRITARQIEAARRAMTRHIKRGGKIWIRVFPDKPITEKPLEVRQGKGKGNVEYWVAQIRPGKVLYEMDGVSEDLAREAFALAAAKLPITTTFVKRSVM; encoded by the coding sequence ATGCTGCAACCAAAGCGTACGAAGTTTCGCAAGCAAATGAAGGGCCGCAACCGCGGCTTGGCCCATCGGGGCGCCAAAGTAAGCTTTGGTGATTTTGGCTTGAAAGCTACTGGTCGCGGTCGCATTACAGCTCGCCAAATTGAGGCGGCCCGTCGTGCGATGACTCGTCACATTAAACGTGGCGGTAAAATCTGGATTCGTGTGTTTCCGGATAAACCAATTACCGAGAAGCCCCTGGAAGTGCGTCAGGGTAAAGGTAAGGGTAACGTGGAATATTGGGTCGCGCAGATCCGTCCTGGTAAAGTCCTGTATGAAATGGATGGCGTCAGTGAAGATCTGGCTCGTGAGGCCTTTGCGTTGGCCGCAGCCAAGTTGCCTATTACAACAACTTTCGTAAAACGTTCGGTGATGTGA